In a genomic window of Nitratireductor basaltis:
- the tesB gene encoding acyl-CoA thioesterase II, translating to MSSAMNGLLDILDLEPLEHNLFRGRSPQVGWQRVFGGQVIGQALVAAQRTVAEGRHVHSLHCYFMRPGDPAVPIIYEVDRIRDGGSFTTRRVVAIQHGHAIFSLSASFQVEEEGLEHQLPMPLDVPGPETLKSQSEFIEAFGDKVPENIRRYWKQERPLEIRPLNVEHYTTRDPLPPVQNVWLRATGPVPDDRALQAAILAYLSDMTLLDTSTFPHGRSVFDPELQMASLDHAMWFHRPTKLDDWLLYTSDSPSSQGARGFSRGSLYARDGTLVASTAQEGLVRMRKK from the coding sequence ATGTCGTCTGCAATGAACGGGCTTCTCGACATACTTGATCTCGAGCCGCTTGAACACAACCTGTTTCGTGGCCGCAGCCCCCAGGTGGGCTGGCAGCGTGTGTTTGGCGGCCAGGTCATAGGGCAGGCGCTCGTCGCTGCCCAGCGCACCGTGGCAGAAGGCCGCCATGTTCATTCCCTCCATTGCTATTTCATGCGTCCCGGGGATCCTGCCGTGCCTATCATCTACGAGGTGGATCGCATCCGGGACGGCGGCAGCTTCACGACGCGGCGGGTGGTGGCAATCCAGCATGGGCACGCAATCTTCTCGCTTTCAGCCTCTTTCCAGGTGGAAGAAGAGGGGCTTGAACATCAACTGCCAATGCCGCTCGATGTTCCGGGGCCGGAGACGCTGAAATCCCAGAGCGAGTTCATCGAGGCGTTCGGTGACAAGGTGCCGGAGAATATCCGTCGCTACTGGAAGCAGGAGCGTCCGCTGGAGATCCGCCCGCTGAATGTCGAACATTACACGACGCGAGACCCATTGCCGCCAGTGCAGAATGTGTGGTTGCGCGCGACCGGTCCGGTGCCTGACGACCGTGCATTGCAGGCGGCGATCCTTGCCTATCTGTCCGACATGACGCTGCTGGACACCTCGACATTCCCTCATGGGCGATCGGTCTTTGATCCCGAGCTTCAAATGGCCAGCCTCGACCACGCGATGTGGTTTCACAGGCCCACCAAGCTGGATGACTGGCTGCTCTACACCTCCGACAGTCCCTCTTCGCAGGGCGCCCGCGGTTTCTCTCGTGGGTCGCTTTATGCGCGTGACGGAACATTGGTTGCTTCGACGGCTCAAGAGGGGCTGGTGCGTATGCGCAAAAAATAG
- a CDS encoding P-II family nitrogen regulator codes for MKLVMAIIKPFKLEAVREALTELGIQGLTVTEVKGYGRQKGHTEIYRGAEYAVSFLPKVKVEVAVDSDIADRAVEAIAAAAKTGQIGDGKIFVLNVDRAVRIRTGEADSAAL; via the coding sequence ATGAAACTCGTCATGGCAATCATAAAGCCGTTCAAGCTGGAGGCAGTGCGAGAAGCGCTGACCGAGCTTGGAATTCAGGGCCTGACCGTCACGGAAGTGAAGGGTTATGGCCGCCAGAAAGGGCATACGGAAATCTATCGTGGGGCCGAATATGCAGTGAGCTTCCTGCCGAAGGTGAAGGTCGAAGTTGCTGTCGACAGCGACATTGCTGACCGCGCCGTCGAAGCGATCGCCGCGGCTGCCAAGACCGGCCAGATCGGCGACGGCAAGATCTTCGTTCTCAATGTGGACAGGGCCGTGCGTATCCGCACCGGCGAAGCCGACAGCGCCGCTCTTTGA
- a CDS encoding ammonium transporter: MTIRSFLTANGGRLAGALAVTAMTAAPVLAQDAEAAPAAGADTAFIFNTLLFLIGGFLVMWMAAGFAMLEAGMVRSKNVSMQLLKNVALYSIAGLMYWVVGYSLMYVDVTGWIGSFGAYSWPDAGVANEGDYSVASDWFFQMVFVATAASIVSGTLAERIKLWPFLIFVVVLTGFIYPILGSWKWGAGWLDAMGFQDFAGSTIVHSVGGWAALAGALLLGSRQGKYGANGQVQPIPGSNMALATLGTFILWLGWFGFNGASQLAMGTNSDVSDISRIFANTNLAAAGGVVAALILTQIVYKRVDITFVLNGALAGLVSITAEPLTPSPLMAIIIGAIGGIIVVFTVPLLDKLKIDDVVGAIPVHLIAGIWGTLAVPLTNGGASFGVQLVGIAAYGVAAFAVSFIVFAILKATMGLRVSPEEELSGLDVAEVGVEAYPEFIASRVR; the protein is encoded by the coding sequence ATGACAATTCGTTCCTTTTTGACCGCCAATGGCGGGCGGCTTGCCGGGGCGCTGGCCGTGACAGCGATGACCGCTGCGCCTGTGCTTGCCCAGGACGCAGAGGCTGCTCCTGCTGCCGGTGCCGACACGGCTTTCATCTTCAACACGCTTCTCTTCCTCATCGGCGGCTTCCTCGTCATGTGGATGGCCGCAGGCTTTGCCATGCTGGAAGCCGGCATGGTGCGTTCCAAGAACGTCTCCATGCAGCTCTTGAAGAATGTTGCGCTGTATTCCATCGCCGGTCTGATGTACTGGGTGGTGGGCTACTCGCTCATGTATGTCGACGTGACCGGCTGGATCGGCAGCTTCGGAGCCTATAGCTGGCCGGATGCCGGTGTGGCCAATGAAGGCGACTACTCGGTCGCTTCGGACTGGTTCTTCCAGATGGTCTTCGTCGCAACCGCAGCCTCGATCGTTTCCGGCACGCTTGCCGAGCGTATCAAGCTGTGGCCTTTCCTGATCTTCGTCGTTGTTCTCACCGGCTTCATCTACCCGATCCTGGGTTCCTGGAAGTGGGGTGCAGGCTGGCTCGACGCGATGGGCTTCCAGGATTTTGCCGGCTCCACGATCGTTCACTCCGTCGGTGGCTGGGCCGCTCTTGCGGGTGCGCTGCTTCTCGGCTCGCGTCAGGGCAAGTATGGAGCCAATGGCCAGGTTCAGCCGATCCCGGGCTCCAACATGGCGCTCGCCACGCTTGGTACGTTCATCCTGTGGCTTGGCTGGTTCGGCTTCAACGGTGCTTCGCAGCTCGCCATGGGCACCAACTCCGACGTGTCCGACATCAGCCGCATCTTTGCCAACACCAATCTTGCTGCCGCTGGCGGTGTCGTTGCCGCACTTATCCTCACGCAGATCGTCTACAAGCGCGTCGACATCACCTTCGTGCTCAACGGCGCGCTGGCCGGTCTCGTCTCGATCACTGCCGAGCCGCTGACCCCGAGCCCGCTCATGGCCATCATCATCGGCGCAATCGGCGGCATCATCGTGGTCTTCACGGTTCCGCTGCTGGACAAGCTGAAGATCGACGATGTGGTTGGCGCAATTCCGGTTCACCTGATTGCCGGTATCTGGGGAACGCTGGCCGTGCCGCTGACCAATGGTGGCGCAAGCTTCGGCGTCCAGCTGGTCGGCATCGCGGCCTACGGCGTTGCAGCCTTCGCGGTTTCCTTCATCGTCTTCGCGATCCTGAAGGCCACCATGGGACTGCGTGTGTCACCGGAAGAAGAACTTTCGGGTCTTGATGTCGCGGAAGTCGGCGTTGAAGCCTATCCGGAGTTCATCGCCTCGCGCGTCCGCTAA
- a CDS encoding DNA translocase FtsK produces the protein MSSGSSATYVYDEDSYGFNAFLLRQAARLSGLLILAFSAFALASLATWNVADPSFSYATDNPVTNAMGYPGAVFSDIAMQFYGLASVAGLVPAVFFGALLATAQGVERPARRVGAWFLGSILAAGVAGCVAPPASWPLPTGLGGVFGDMVLAVPKVFIGQYPTGFLGFIIGALLIGPAAWLVLYASSILGRSPRVAAPVAEAEEEIIYDADFVEDTGSGSIALGWLTHWWLTACAFVRRRLAVRGPDLPEEYDVPVIAPSGQGPTIDDGVKIEPDFDDDVFGAHPERVGPAHVQAPETGHDEDDDYPWEEPSQRAAPAAQPRPAGAQTSQTSRVDNPTPRPQPGTRVRREAQPSLLGDDGFELPALHLLAEPKATAKDPSLSREALEQNARLLEGVLEDFGVKGEIIHVRPGPVVTLYELEPAPGIKSSRVIGLADDIARSMSAIAARVAVVPGRNAIGIELPNSTRETVYLRELLSSRDFESAKAKLALSLGKTINGEGVIADLAKMPHLLVAGTTGSGKSVAINTMILSLLYRMTPEQCRLIMIDPKMLELSVYDGIPHLLTPVVTDPKKAVVALKWTVREMEDRYRKMSKVGVRNIEGFNQRVTAAKKKGETIQRTVQTGFDRETGEAIYETEELDLEPMPFIVVIIDEMADLMMVAGKDIEGAVQRLAQMARAAGIHVIMATQRPSVDVITGTIKANFPTRISFQVTSKIDSRTILGEQGAEQLLGMGDMLYMAGGGRTQRVHGSFVSDGEVEEVVAHLKRQGAPAYLEAVTEDDGSDEGDSSGGGGSVGNLGNSDDPYDQAVAVVLRDGKASTSYIQRRLGIGYNRAASIIERMEQEGIVGPANHAGKREILVPTEQDEV, from the coding sequence ATGAGTTCCGGTTCTTCCGCGACCTATGTCTATGACGAAGACAGCTATGGATTTAACGCCTTCCTGCTGCGACAGGCAGCGCGGCTGTCCGGGCTGCTGATCCTCGCATTTTCCGCATTCGCCCTGGCCAGCCTTGCCACCTGGAATGTCGCGGATCCAAGCTTCAGCTATGCGACCGACAATCCCGTCACCAATGCGATGGGCTATCCGGGAGCCGTGTTCTCCGACATTGCCATGCAGTTCTACGGGCTGGCCTCGGTGGCGGGGCTGGTTCCTGCAGTGTTTTTCGGTGCGCTTCTTGCGACCGCACAGGGCGTGGAACGTCCGGCTCGCCGTGTTGGAGCGTGGTTTCTGGGCTCAATCCTGGCTGCAGGCGTTGCAGGATGCGTCGCCCCGCCCGCCTCCTGGCCGCTGCCGACCGGCCTTGGTGGTGTGTTTGGAGACATGGTTCTTGCCGTACCGAAGGTGTTTATCGGCCAGTATCCAACCGGCTTTCTCGGTTTCATCATTGGTGCGTTGCTGATCGGACCGGCTGCCTGGCTCGTTCTCTACGCGTCGAGCATCCTGGGTCGTTCTCCTCGCGTTGCAGCGCCCGTGGCGGAAGCCGAGGAAGAGATCATCTATGATGCCGATTTCGTCGAGGATACCGGCAGTGGCTCGATTGCCCTTGGCTGGCTCACCCATTGGTGGCTGACGGCTTGCGCATTCGTGCGTCGGCGCCTGGCGGTCCGCGGGCCTGATCTCCCGGAAGAATATGATGTTCCGGTCATTGCTCCAAGCGGGCAGGGACCCACCATCGATGATGGTGTGAAGATCGAGCCGGACTTTGACGATGATGTCTTCGGCGCGCATCCCGAGCGCGTCGGCCCTGCACATGTCCAAGCGCCCGAGACGGGACATGACGAGGATGATGATTACCCCTGGGAGGAGCCGAGCCAGCGCGCAGCGCCTGCTGCTCAACCGCGTCCCGCTGGCGCACAAACGTCCCAAACCTCACGCGTGGACAATCCCACGCCGCGTCCGCAGCCGGGCACGCGTGTGCGCCGTGAAGCACAGCCTTCGCTTCTTGGTGATGATGGCTTCGAGCTCCCCGCGCTGCATCTGCTGGCTGAACCGAAAGCCACGGCGAAAGATCCCTCTCTTTCCAGGGAGGCACTGGAGCAGAACGCGCGCCTTCTGGAAGGCGTGTTGGAGGACTTCGGCGTCAAGGGCGAGATCATTCATGTCCGCCCGGGTCCCGTGGTCACGCTCTACGAGCTTGAGCCTGCACCAGGTATCAAATCCTCCCGCGTGATCGGCCTCGCTGATGACATCGCCCGTTCCATGAGCGCGATTGCCGCACGTGTTGCGGTGGTTCCCGGGCGCAACGCCATCGGCATCGAGCTTCCCAATTCCACGCGTGAGACCGTGTATCTGCGCGAGCTTCTTTCCAGCCGAGACTTCGAATCGGCCAAGGCCAAGCTGGCGCTCTCGCTGGGGAAGACCATCAATGGCGAAGGCGTGATCGCGGACCTCGCCAAGATGCCTCACCTGCTCGTTGCCGGTACGACCGGCTCGGGTAAGTCGGTTGCGATCAACACGATGATCCTGTCGCTGCTCTACCGCATGACGCCGGAGCAGTGCCGCCTGATCATGATCGACCCGAAGATGCTCGAGCTTTCGGTTTACGACGGCATTCCGCATCTCCTGACGCCGGTCGTAACCGATCCGAAGAAGGCGGTTGTGGCGCTGAAATGGACCGTGCGGGAGATGGAAGACCGCTACCGCAAGATGTCCAAGGTCGGCGTGCGTAATATCGAGGGCTTCAACCAGCGCGTTACGGCCGCCAAGAAGAAGGGCGAGACCATCCAGCGCACCGTCCAGACCGGCTTTGACCGTGAAACGGGCGAAGCCATTTACGAGACGGAAGAGCTGGATCTGGAGCCGATGCCGTTCATCGTCGTCATTATCGACGAGATGGCCGACCTGATGATGGTTGCGGGCAAGGATATCGAAGGCGCGGTGCAGCGTCTGGCACAGATGGCGCGTGCCGCGGGCATTCACGTCATCATGGCCACCCAGCGCCCGTCCGTCGACGTCATCACCGGCACCATCAAGGCCAACTTTCCGACGCGTATCTCCTTCCAGGTGACGTCGAAGATCGACAGCCGCACGATCCTCGGCGAACAGGGTGCAGAGCAGCTTCTGGGCATGGGTGACATGCTCTACATGGCCGGTGGCGGGCGCACCCAGCGTGTCCACGGGTCCTTCGTGTCCGACGGCGAAGTGGAGGAGGTGGTCGCGCATCTCAAGCGCCAGGGCGCACCGGCCTATCTCGAGGCCGTCACTGAAGATGATGGCAGCGACGAGGGTGACAGCTCCGGGGGCGGAGGCTCGGTCGGCAATCTCGGCAATTCCGACGACCCGTATGATCAGGCGGTTGCCGTGGTGCTGCGTGATGGCAAGGCTTCGACCAGCTATATCCAGCGTCGTCTTGGTATCGGCTACAATCGTGCAGCCTCCATCATCGAGCGCATGGAGCAGGAAGGCATTGTCGGTCCCGCAAACCATGCCGGCAAGCGCGAGATACTGGTGCCGACGGAGCAGGATGAGGTCTAG
- a CDS encoding outer membrane lipoprotein carrier protein LolA yields the protein MNKTSKLSRTIRAFAAAMGLVMLGAVAAPVAGHAQGNASSAQAIANHFSSVRTMTGEFVQFGPSGEQTGGKFYIERPGKVRFDYEAPSNVQVISDGTSLVVQNRKLQTADVYPLGKTPLKLLLDRQIDLSGSKVQSVKQDDELTTIKLADKSVFGDSTITMMFDSKSYELRQWTITDAQGKDTTVMIFNVQNGVAFDPSTFAIDYRKVNQMNRKRN from the coding sequence ATGAACAAGACATCGAAGCTCAGCCGCACGATCCGCGCTTTTGCAGCTGCAATGGGGCTGGTGATGTTGGGAGCCGTGGCTGCGCCCGTCGCAGGACACGCGCAGGGCAATGCCTCTTCCGCGCAGGCTATCGCAAACCACTTCTCCAGCGTGCGTACCATGACCGGCGAATTCGTGCAGTTCGGTCCGAGCGGCGAGCAGACAGGTGGCAAGTTCTATATCGAGCGACCCGGCAAGGTGCGCTTCGACTATGAAGCACCTTCAAATGTGCAAGTGATCTCGGACGGCACATCTCTGGTCGTGCAGAACCGCAAGCTGCAGACGGCGGACGTTTATCCGCTTGGCAAGACGCCGCTGAAGCTTCTTCTTGATCGCCAGATCGATCTTTCCGGCAGCAAGGTGCAAAGCGTAAAGCAGGATGACGAATTGACGACGATCAAGCTCGCCGACAAGTCGGTCTTCGGCGATTCGACGATCACCATGATGTTCGACAGCAAGTCGTATGAGCTGCGCCAGTGGACGATCACGGATGCGCAGGGCAAAGACACGACCGTGATGATCTTCAACGTGCAGAACGGCGTGGCATTCGACCCCAGCACTTTTGCCATCGATTATCGCAAGGTGAACCAGATGAACCGCAAGCGTAACTGA
- the xth gene encoding exodeoxyribonuclease III: MPLRIATWNINSVRLRLPLVLRFLEEHQPDVLCLQETKCPNDQFPTAAFRKIGYDHVAIHGQKGYHGVATISRRPMSVLETRTFCGIEDCRHLATSVELGSRRIHLHNFYVPAGGDEPDPEVNPKFRHKLDFVQEMHDILPATIADTGSILVGDLNIAPLEADVWSHKQMLKVVSHTPVETEGLEAMRKAGGWVDIMRQHVPPEEKLFTWWSYRSKDWEASNRGRRLDHVWSSPDLSPVLKDMAVLKDARGWDRPSDHVPVITDFDIG, translated from the coding sequence ATGCCGCTGCGAATTGCCACCTGGAACATCAACTCGGTGCGTCTGCGCCTGCCGCTGGTTCTGCGTTTCCTTGAGGAGCATCAGCCCGATGTGCTGTGCCTCCAGGAGACCAAGTGTCCCAATGACCAGTTCCCGACAGCCGCCTTCCGCAAGATCGGTTATGATCATGTCGCGATCCATGGCCAAAAGGGCTATCACGGCGTCGCCACCATTTCGCGTCGTCCCATGTCGGTTCTGGAAACACGAACCTTTTGCGGCATCGAGGATTGCAGGCATCTGGCGACATCTGTCGAGCTTGGCAGTCGCCGCATCCATCTGCACAATTTCTATGTACCCGCAGGCGGTGACGAGCCGGATCCGGAAGTCAATCCGAAATTCAGGCACAAGCTGGACTTCGTGCAGGAGATGCACGACATCCTGCCCGCCACCATCGCCGATACGGGAAGCATACTCGTGGGTGATCTGAACATCGCACCGCTTGAGGCCGATGTGTGGTCGCACAAGCAGATGCTGAAGGTCGTCAGCCACACGCCGGTGGAAACGGAAGGGCTGGAGGCCATGCGCAAGGCGGGTGGCTGGGTCGACATCATGCGCCAGCATGTTCCGCCGGAAGAGAAGCTGTTTACCTGGTGGAGCTATCGCTCAAAGGACTGGGAAGCGTCGAACCGCGGGCGCAGGCTGGACCATGTGTGGTCCTCCCCCGATCTTTCTCCGGTGCTCAAGGATATGGCCGTGCTCAAGGACGCCCGTGGCTGGGATCGCCCATCGGACCATGTGCCGGTGATCACGGATTTCGATATCGGCTAG